One Nocardia iowensis DNA window includes the following coding sequences:
- a CDS encoding ImmA/IrrE family metallo-endopeptidase, producing MSESKTQNSSRSYRRVAAAVDAVCAVAADFDATTLDEVVLAIASERHREIEIASAQLGPGVCGQRRLYPDRDVIVLAESLPSREHTLAHELGHIVFNHEGAPADEVTIEASDDLIAYMLSQRAHQQILDDGADELAEWEAETFAAMLMTRLRVFNSRGAGVSVLRFDEALG from the coding sequence ATGAGTGAGAGCAAGACTCAGAACAGCTCGCGGTCCTACCGGAGGGTCGCCGCCGCGGTCGACGCCGTGTGCGCCGTCGCCGCGGACTTCGACGCCACCACCCTCGACGAGGTGGTGCTCGCCATCGCGAGCGAGCGGCATCGCGAAATCGAAATCGCCAGTGCGCAATTGGGTCCGGGCGTATGCGGCCAGCGCAGGCTCTATCCCGATCGGGACGTGATCGTGCTCGCCGAATCGCTGCCGAGCCGCGAGCACACCCTCGCACATGAGTTGGGGCACATCGTGTTCAACCACGAGGGCGCGCCGGCGGATGAGGTGACGATCGAGGCCAGTGACGATCTGATCGCCTACATGCTGAGCCAGCGGGCGCACCAGCAGATCCTCGACGACGGCGCGGACGAGCTCGCCGAGTGGGAGGCCGAGACCTTCGCCGCCATGCTGATGACCCGACTGCGCGTGTTCAACTCCCGGGGCGCAGGCGTCTCGGTCCTTCGATTCGATGAGGCGTTGGGATGA
- a CDS encoding helix-turn-helix domain-containing protein → MADFAARLNKLFETVHPPGRKPHTNAEVAAALTASGHPISKPYLSQLRSGQRTNPSDETVAALAKFFKVKPDYFFNDIYAAKIDHDLELLSQLQGYGLRRLSSRAFDLPEESQNLLTSMAEKLRASEGLPEIPPDGTE, encoded by the coding sequence ATGGCTGATTTCGCGGCGCGGCTGAACAAGCTGTTCGAAACCGTGCATCCCCCGGGGCGTAAGCCGCACACCAACGCGGAGGTTGCGGCTGCGCTGACGGCCTCCGGACATCCGATCTCGAAACCGTACCTGTCGCAGTTGCGGTCGGGACAACGGACGAACCCGTCCGATGAGACGGTGGCCGCCCTGGCGAAGTTCTTCAAGGTCAAGCCGGACTACTTCTTCAACGACATCTATGCCGCCAAGATCGATCACGATCTGGAGTTGCTGTCCCAGCTGCAGGGCTACGGACTGCGACGGCTGTCGAGTAGAGCGTTCGACCTGCCCGAAGAATCTCAGAACCTCCTCACGTCCATGGCGGAGAAGTTGCGGGCAAGCGAAGGCTTGCCCGAAATTCCTCCGGATGGCACCGAATAG
- a CDS encoding steroid 3-ketoacyl-CoA thiolase, with protein sequence MGTPVIVEAARTPIGKRGGWLAGLHAAELLGFAQRGLLERAHLDPAQVEQVIGGCVTQAGEQSNNVTRVAWLHAGLPWQVGATTIDAQCGSAQQANHLIAGLIATGAIDIGVACGVEAMSRVPLGANVGEHAGPRRPASWNIDLPNQFEAAERIAKRRGITRADVDEFGARSQRLAGQAWAQGHFDREVLTVTAPAVDKAGKPTGEKLDVSRDQGLRETTVEGLAKLKPVLEGGVHTAGSSSQISDGAAAVLLMDEKAAQRAGLRPRARIVTQTLVGAEPEFHLDGPVQACSRLLERSGMTIGDIDLFEINEAFASVALSWAAVHQPDLDRVNVNGGAIALGHPVGATGSRLITTALHELERTGRSTAMVLMCAGGALATGTIIERL encoded by the coding sequence ATGGGCACACCCGTCATCGTCGAGGCCGCGCGCACTCCCATCGGCAAGCGCGGCGGCTGGCTGGCCGGACTACACGCCGCCGAACTACTCGGCTTCGCCCAGCGCGGGCTGCTCGAACGCGCCCATCTGGACCCGGCGCAGGTCGAGCAGGTCATCGGCGGCTGCGTCACCCAGGCGGGCGAGCAATCCAACAACGTGACGCGGGTCGCCTGGCTGCACGCCGGACTGCCCTGGCAGGTCGGCGCGACCACCATCGATGCGCAGTGCGGCTCGGCACAGCAGGCCAACCACCTCATCGCCGGACTCATCGCCACCGGCGCGATCGACATCGGCGTCGCCTGTGGCGTCGAGGCGATGAGCCGAGTTCCGTTGGGCGCCAATGTCGGCGAGCACGCCGGTCCGCGCAGGCCGGCGTCCTGGAACATCGACCTGCCAAATCAGTTCGAGGCGGCCGAGCGGATTGCCAAGCGGCGCGGCATCACTCGCGCGGACGTCGACGAGTTCGGCGCCCGTTCGCAGCGCCTGGCCGGGCAGGCGTGGGCGCAGGGGCACTTCGACCGCGAGGTGCTCACCGTCACCGCGCCCGCCGTCGACAAGGCGGGCAAGCCGACCGGCGAGAAGCTGGACGTGTCGCGGGACCAGGGACTGCGCGAGACCACCGTCGAGGGCCTGGCCAAGCTGAAGCCGGTACTGGAGGGTGGCGTCCACACCGCCGGGAGTTCATCGCAGATCTCCGACGGTGCCGCCGCGGTGCTGCTGATGGACGAAAAGGCCGCGCAGCGAGCAGGTTTGCGACCAAGAGCACGAATCGTCACCCAAACGTTGGTCGGCGCGGAACCGGAATTTCACCTCGACGGGCCGGTGCAGGCGTGCTCCCGCCTGCTGGAGCGGTCCGGAATGACCATCGGCGACATCGACCTGTTCGAGATCAACGAGGCCTTCGCGTCGGTGGCGCTGTCCTGGGCCGCGGTGCATCAGCCGGACCTGGACCGGGTCAACGTCAACGGCGGCGCGATCGCGCTGGGCCATCCGGTGGGCGCTACCGGATCCCGGCTGATCACAACGGCTTTGCATGAGCTGGAGCGAACCGGCCGCAGCACCGCCATGGTACTGATGTGTGCCGGTGGCGCATTGGCGACAGGGACGATCATCGAGCGGCTGTAG
- a CDS encoding cytochrome P450, with protein MIIERVSVCRRRHLVVDPRNIRPNLPDGFDVTDPDIYAERVPVEEFAELRRTAPIWWNPQPAEVSGFRDEGFWVVSKHADVKEVSRRSDVFSTFENTAIPRFNDDITREQIELQRFVLINKDAPEHTKLRKIISRGFTPRAINGLRAELSARAESIVKAAAESETGDFVAQIACELPLQAIAELIGVPQEDRMKVFTWSNDMTGYDDPDNDADPVMASAEILGYAYQMAAARKECPANDLVTTLIEADVDGDKLSEEEFGFFVIMLAVAGNETTRNAITHGMNAFMENPDQWELFKKERPATAADEIIRWATPVTSFQRTALEDTELGGVQIKKGQRVVMLYRSANFDEDVFEHPEKFDIMRKDNQHLSFGGTGAHFCVGANLARLEVDLIFNAIADHLPDITKIGEPKRLRSGWLNGIKEFPVDYKTCPVAH; from the coding sequence ATGATTATAGAACGTGTTTCAGTTTGTCGAAGGAGACATCTGGTGGTAGACCCTCGGAATATCCGGCCGAATCTGCCGGACGGATTCGATGTCACAGACCCCGACATCTACGCCGAGCGGGTTCCGGTCGAAGAGTTCGCCGAGCTGCGCCGCACCGCCCCGATCTGGTGGAATCCGCAGCCCGCCGAGGTCAGCGGCTTCCGTGACGAGGGCTTCTGGGTGGTCAGTAAGCACGCCGATGTCAAAGAGGTGTCCCGGCGCAGCGACGTGTTCTCCACCTTCGAGAACACCGCCATCCCGCGCTTCAACGACGACATCACCCGCGAGCAGATCGAACTGCAACGGTTCGTCCTGATCAACAAGGACGCCCCCGAACACACCAAGCTGCGCAAGATCATTTCCCGCGGCTTCACCCCGCGCGCGATCAACGGTCTGCGCGCCGAACTCTCGGCCCGGGCCGAGTCGATCGTCAAAGCGGCGGCCGAGTCCGAGACCGGCGACTTCGTCGCACAAATCGCGTGCGAACTGCCGCTGCAGGCGATCGCCGAGCTGATCGGCGTCCCGCAGGAAGACCGGATGAAGGTCTTCACCTGGTCGAACGACATGACCGGCTACGACGACCCGGACAACGACGCCGATCCGGTCATGGCCTCGGCCGAAATCCTCGGCTACGCATACCAAATGGCCGCGGCGCGCAAGGAATGTCCGGCCAACGATCTGGTCACCACCTTGATCGAAGCGGACGTCGACGGCGACAAGCTCAGCGAGGAGGAGTTCGGCTTCTTCGTGATCATGCTGGCCGTGGCGGGCAACGAGACGACCCGCAACGCCATCACGCACGGGATGAACGCCTTCATGGAGAACCCGGACCAGTGGGAGCTGTTCAAGAAGGAACGCCCGGCCACCGCCGCCGATGAGATCATCCGGTGGGCCACTCCGGTCACCTCGTTCCAGCGGACCGCGCTGGAAGACACCGAACTCGGTGGCGTGCAGATCAAGAAGGGGCAGCGGGTGGTCATGCTCTACCGCTCGGCCAACTTCGACGAGGACGTATTCGAGCATCCGGAGAAGTTCGACATCATGCGAAAGGACAACCAGCACTTGTCCTTCGGTGGTACCGGCGCGCACTTCTGTGTCGGTGCGAACCTGGCCCGGCTGGAGGTCGACCTGATCTTCAACGCCATCGCCGATCATCTGCCGGATATCACCAAGATCGGTGAGCCGAAGCGGCTCCGGTCCGGCTGGCTCAACGGGATCAAAGAGTTTCCGGTCGACTACAAGACCTGTCCTGTCGCCCACTGA